The genomic interval ACACGTGGGCGCGTACGATGTGGAGCCAAAGGCGTATCTGGAGCGTGTCGTCGACTTCTTCGAAGCGTACATGCCGGTGAAGGTCACGTCGTCGTGAAGCGGCAGTCTGCATAAGCGGTATTTTCAGCGCTTTCTCGGAATCAGCCACGCGTTGTCGGCCTTGTCAAAACCGATATGCGGGTAATACGACATCGCCGTCGGAGCCGCCAACAGAAGCAACATGACTTCATCCGACAGCACTTCGCGCGTCATCTCCACCAGCCGCTTGCCAATGCCCTGCCGCTGGTACGCGCGATCCACGGCGAGATCGGACAAGTAGCAGCAGAAGCAAAAATCTGTGAGCGATCTCGCCACACCCACCAGCCGTTCGCCGTCCCACGCGGTGACCATCAGATCCGCCGCGTGGGCCATGCGCTCCATGCGAGCGAGATCGTCAACGGGGCGGCGGATGCCTGAGCGGCGAAACACGTCGGCCAATTGGGGGCCGGAGACGGGACGCGTGCTGGAGTATTCAATCTTCATAAAATGGCTCCTTTCGCGGACAGCAAGCTCTGCAAGCGCCTCGAACCTGTCATGGCATACGGTTGTCGCGCGTGCGTCAATCGATCCCGTAGAGGCGGGCGACGGGTGTGACCATCTCCATGTACTTGCCTGGGTCCTGAATGGGGCGGAAACCATCCGCGGAAATCTCCACGCCCCCATCGCGCTCCGCCCAAACGTCGTATATCATCATCCGCGTTCTCTCGCTCCTTCGCCGTTCAATTTCGCCATCACAGCCGCGACCTTTTCGTCCATCGAATGATGGACGTCGCGGCGATCGTCGATTTTGATCACGGTCGACAGCCGCTTGGCGCCCATGGCCACCAGCGCCTCGTGCATCTCCTGAATCGCCGCAAAGATGGTGCTCAAATCGCCCTCGATGGTCGTGAACATCGGATCCAGCCGATATTGGAGGTCAGGATAGCGCGCGAGCACGCGCTCAGCTTCCGCGACAAAATGGCTTACACCCGTCTCGCCCGTGCCGATGGGCGAAATGCTGACGGCGACCATGGCCATGCACAGTCCCTCCCATGCAAAACATGGCAATCCCCAAACACCAAGGCTAAACTGATGATATCAGAATCGTCGCGCGATCGGAGGTCTCCTCATGGAACGTTCCCGGCCCAACATCCTATCCCCCGCACACGCTCCGTTCGAGTGACACGCTCGTTCATTTTTCCACATTATTAAATCTGCGGGTCAAATGGTGAAGGCTGACTGCACATTGACGAATATTCGCAATATTATACACTTAAACTGAAAAGAGCGCCGGGGGTCGCGACTCCGGCGCTCAGGCACCGACGCCCGGGCAGTGTCCCTGCCCGTCGCTATCTGGCGTGATAGCTGTAAGCAGTGACCGCCCCGAGGCTGGGGGGCGGTCACTTCCGCGTCAAGGCAAGAACCAGAGCCTTTTTTGTATTTTCAGTATCCGTGTGGTCTGCGCCCTGACTTCCCCACCAGCCCTTGTCGGAAACGAGTGAGTTGCGCGCAGGTGCCGATGGTTGATGGAATCACGAAACCCGGACGCAAATCCCCCTTGCTCCGTGAAGCGCTTTCGTGTATGTTGGGTATATCGATTTCGTAAATCGTTTACTTCCCTTTGTCGCTCCAGCGCCTGCGCTCCCTTGTTGGCGTCGGGCATGCCGCGCGCTGGAGTCGGCTATCCTGACCTGCAAGGGGGATTGCTCGTGAAGCGCTGGTGGATTGGCCTGCTCATTCGCCTCGGCGTGCTCATCAACTACTTCGACCGAACCAATCTGTCGGTCGCAGCAACGCCCATCTCGAACTCATACCATCTCTCCGACGCCCAGATGGGCATCATCCTGTCGGCCTTCGGATGGTCGTACGCGGCCTTCCAGATCCCGGTCGGCGCCTTGCTCGACAAGATCGGCGTGAAATGGCTGAATCGCATCGCGACCGTCCTCTGGTCCATCGCCACGTTCATGACGGCCATCGTCAGCGGCATGGGCCTCATCATCCTTTCGCGCGTGCTGCTCGGCCTCGCCGAAGCTCCCGCCTTCCCTGCAGCATCCAAAGCGACGGGTTACTGGTTCCCCGTGCGCGAACGCGGTGTGGCGACCTCCCTATTTGACGCTGCAGCGAAGTTCTCGAACGTCATCGGCACGCCGCTCGTCGCGTGGGCGGTGACCACGTGGGGCTGGAAAGGCGGCTTCTGGCTGACCGGCGCGCTCAGCCTCGCGTACGCTGCCTTGTACTGGGCGTTTTATCGCGATCCGCACGAAACCCGACTTTCCCCGGAAGAAGCGGAACTTTTGCGGGAGGGCGGCGCTCAGCAGGCGGGCGAGGCGGAGGCCGGGATCGGCAAGAGCCTCACGTACCTGCTTCGCCAGCGCAAGGTCTGGGGGCTCACACTCGGGTTTGCGGCCTATGGCTACTCGTTCTACCTGTTCCTGACGTGGTTGCCGAGTTACCTCGTCAAAGAGATGCACATGACCGTGCTCAAATCGGGTTGGTACACCGCCGGGCCTTGGCTGGTCGCCACCATCACCGATCTCGTCATCGGAGGCTGGCTGGTCGATCGCCTCATTCAACGCGGGCACGACGTGACGCGCGTCCGCAAGACCGTGCTCGTCGTCGGCATGATCTTCGGCCTTGCCGTCATTCCGGCCGCGTTCACGCACAACGCGAACACGGCGGTCATCTTTATCGCCATCGCGCTTGGAGGCCTGGCGTTTTCGGCGCCGGTCGGCTGGAGCATCCCGTCGCTCATCGCGCCGAAGGGCACCGTGGGGCTCGTGGGCAGCATCATGAACTTCGTCAACAACCTGATGAGCATCGTCGCGCCCATCGTCACGGGATTTGTGGTGCAGAGGACGGGATCGTTCGAATCCGCGTTTGTCATCGCGGGCGTGGTGCTGTTGCTTGGCATCTTGTTCTACGTGTTGATGCTCGGTAAGATCGAGCCGATTCCGGATCCGAAGGTGTGACTGCGATGAACCGAGATAGCTGTATCGTGGGCCTGGATTTGGGCACCACGTCCATCAAAGCGGTCGCGTATACGCCGGCTGGCGAGCTTCTCGCCAGCCGTTCGGCTGTGGTGAAGACGGAGACCGGCCCGGACGGGCGCGCGGTGCAGAACCCGGTCGACGTCAAGGAGGTGGCAGCGGCGGTGCTGAGCGGTCTGGCGGACGAGATCGCGCAGAAAGGTTATCGCATCGCGGCACTCGGCATGTCGGCCGCCATGCACAGCCTCGTGGCGCTGGACCATCGCGACGAGCCGCTCATGCCGGCCATGACGTGGATGGACGCGCGGCCCGCCGAGGTGGCGCAAGCGCTTTGGGCTTCGCCGGACGGCCCGCGGCTCTATGCGCGGACGGGCACGCCAATTCACGCCATGGCGCCGGTTTGCAAACTGGCCTGGCTTCGCCGGGACATGCCGGACGTGTTTGCGAAGTCGCGCCGCTTCGTCTCCCTCAAGGAGTACGTGTGGCACCACCTGTTTGGCGAGTGGGTGTGCGATCCGGCCATCGCCTCGGCCACGGGCCTGTTCGACGTGCAGAGGTTGCACTGGGACCAGGCTGCACTCGAGTTCGCAGGCGTCCGCGCGGATCAACTGAGCCGCGTGGCGCCCGCCGACTGGAGCCAGCCGCTTGCGTCGTGCCGCCTTGCCCCACGCCTGCCGCTCGCGGAAGGCGCACAAGCGGTCATCGGCGGATCGGACGGCGTGTTGGCCACCGTGGCAGCGGGCGCCAAGGAGCGCGAAATGCTGATTGTGACCATTGGCACGAGCCTCGCCGTGCGCGCCGCGAGCCGCAAGGCTGTGACGAATTCCAGCCTGCGCACGTTCTGCTATGCCCTCGGCGAGGGCGAATACGTGCTCGGCGCGCCGAGCAATGCGGGCGGGATTGTCATCGACTGGCTCGTTCAGACGCTGTTGGGCCGCCCGGGGGAGATTGAGCAGTTGCTCGCGGCGGCAGGCGACGTTCAGGTGGACCATCTCCTCGCGCTGCCGTATGTGGCGGGCGAGCGCGCGCCATTTTGGGACGAGCGCATATCCGCCGCATGGGTGGGCCTGCGCCTGCACCACGGCCCAGCCCACATGGTGCGCGCGGCGGTGGAAGGGGTCCTCTTTCACACGCGCTGGCTCGTCGAGGAGATGCTCGGCCTCACCGAGGGGGCGCGCGGCGTGATGCTCGCGGGCAGGCTGTTTGAACAGCCCTGGATTGCCGAGACAGCCGCAGCGCTTTTGCCCGTGCCCGTTTGGATGCAGGCGGACGCGGACGGCGCCGCCTACGGCGCGGCGATGATAGCAGGGAGGCGCGCAGGCGTGGACCTGCCACCGCTCGCTGTGATGCCGGGGC from Alicyclobacillus acidocaldarius subsp. acidocaldarius DSM 446 carries:
- a CDS encoding gluconokinase; translated protein: MGLDLGTTSIKAVAYTPAGELLASRSAVVKTETGPDGRAVQNPVDVKEVAAAVLSGLADEIAQKGYRIAALGMSAAMHSLVALDHRDEPLMPAMTWMDARPAEVAQALWASPDGPRLYARTGTPIHAMAPVCKLAWLRRDMPDVFAKSRRFVSLKEYVWHHLFGEWVCDPAIASATGLFDVQRLHWDQAALEFAGVRADQLSRVAPADWSQPLASCRLAPRLPLAEGAQAVIGGSDGVLATVAAGAKEREMLIVTIGTSLAVRAASRKAVTNSSLRTFCYALGEGEYVLGAPSNAGGIVIDWLVQTLLGRPGEIEQLLAAAGDVQVDHLLALPYVAGERAPFWDERISAAWVGLRLHHGPAHMVRAAVEGVLFHTRWLVEEMLGLTEGARGVMLAGRLFEQPWIAETAAALLPVPVWMQADADGAAYGAAMIAGRRAGVDLPPLAVMPGPQAQAAKRAELERRYAAWRELVEKLRA
- a CDS encoding GNAT family N-acetyltransferase, with product MKIEYSSTRPVSGPQLADVFRRSGIRRPVDDLARMERMAHAADLMVTAWDGERLVGVARSLTDFCFCCYLSDLAVDRAYQRQGIGKRLVEMTREVLSDEVMLLLLAAPTAMSYYPHIGFDKADNAWLIPRKR
- a CDS encoding MTH1187 family thiamine-binding protein, with product MAMVAVSISPIGTGETGVSHFVAEAERVLARYPDLQYRLDPMFTTIEGDLSTIFAAIQEMHEALVAMGAKRLSTVIKIDDRRDVHHSMDEKVAAVMAKLNGEGARERG
- a CDS encoding MFS transporter, with the translated sequence MKRWWIGLLIRLGVLINYFDRTNLSVAATPISNSYHLSDAQMGIILSAFGWSYAAFQIPVGALLDKIGVKWLNRIATVLWSIATFMTAIVSGMGLIILSRVLLGLAEAPAFPAASKATGYWFPVRERGVATSLFDAAAKFSNVIGTPLVAWAVTTWGWKGGFWLTGALSLAYAALYWAFYRDPHETRLSPEEAELLREGGAQQAGEAEAGIGKSLTYLLRQRKVWGLTLGFAAYGYSFYLFLTWLPSYLVKEMHMTVLKSGWYTAGPWLVATITDLVIGGWLVDRLIQRGHDVTRVRKTVLVVGMIFGLAVIPAAFTHNANTAVIFIAIALGGLAFSAPVGWSIPSLIAPKGTVGLVGSIMNFVNNLMSIVAPIVTGFVVQRTGSFESAFVIAGVVLLLGILFYVLMLGKIEPIPDPKV